One window of the Dendropsophus ebraccatus isolate aDenEbr1 chromosome 12, aDenEbr1.pat, whole genome shotgun sequence genome contains the following:
- the LOC138769270 gene encoding chemerin-like receptor 1 encodes MENYSSPDSNLAWMEYCNITDKEDDHNVHVTTVLSAVVCALVFLLGPTINGFIMWIKIFKVEKKYRPILYLHLFFSGFMVSLIQPLDMVYFALDIHWPFGSFLCRLNSAIFYLYMCVSGLLLTLLSVDYCLVVFFPFSYTIYRTKELASIQAIVIWIFSLGVSVPYFLYKKTYDCQNSTKCIYGVFENEKIQYQSLVITAFVLGFFLPFLIIILFLTITGLFYHRKNPSRYTTGLKLIFLIQTCFGLCWLPYHVFSFLSSFPTGENLPNSLIDNGLNLTKALTLLTTCIYPLLYAFICPDFKKVFCIQSVLTEKVFGARKNII; translated from the coding sequence ATGGAGAATTATTCAAGTCCTGACAGCAACCTTGCCTGGATGGAGTATTGTAACATCACTGACAAGGAAGATGACCACAATGTCCATGTTACCACAGTCCTATCTGCTGTTGTTTGTGCCTTGGTATTCCTTTTGGGGcctacaataaatggcttcatcaTGTGGATTAAAATCTTCAAGGTGGAGAAGAAGTACCGACCAATCTTATATCTTCATTTGTTCTTCTCAGGTTTTATGGTCTCTTTGATCCAACCTCTGGACATGGTCTACTTTGCTTTAGACATTCACTGGCCCTTTGGTTCCTTCCTGTGTAGACTGAACAGTGCTATATTCTACCTCTACATGTGTGTGAGTGGTCTCCTTCTCACCTTATTAAGTGTAGACTATTGCCTCGTGGTCTTCTTTCCCTTTAGCTACACCATCTATAGGACAAAGGAGTTGGCTTCTATACAAGCCATAGTCATATGGATCTTCTCTCTCGGGGTCAGCGTGCCTTACTTCCTTTATAAAAAGACATATGATTGTCAGAACTCAACTAAATGTATCTATGGCGTCTTTGAGAATGAGAAGATCCAGTACCAGTCTCTAGTGATCACCGCATTTGTTCTTGGTTTCTTCCTACCTTTCCTGATCATCATTTTGTTTCTCACCATCACGGGATTGTTTTATCACAGGAAGAACCCTTCAAGGTATACAACAGGCTTAAAGCTGATTTTCTTAATCCAGACATGCTTTGGTCTTTGTTGGCTGCCATATCACGTCTTCTCCTTTCTGTCTTCATTCCCAACTGGAGAAAATCTTCCAAATTCACTTATTGACAATGGACTAAACCTCACCAAAGCCTTGACCTTATTGACTACTTGTATATATCCTTTATTGTACGCTTTTATTTGTCCAGATTTCAAAAAAGTTTTTTGCATACAGTCTGTACTCACGGAAAAAGTATTTGGAGCTAGGAAAAACATAATCTAA
- the LOC138768793 gene encoding chemerin-like receptor 1 produces the protein MQKTKIMEATTRFVSLENASYPEYTDYYNEKHSVSKSNVQYSNHTSMMYRDIGFMAVYSALCLLGVIGNGLVIWFAIFRMKKKVTVLWFLSLAVADFSFALFSPLNFTQRFLGNVGFNIMCKLIDFSLYINMVASVLQITVISIDRCLCVVFPVWCHNQRRPRLAYIIVLTIWMIGFVWSMVNIMYSRVTEINNKMVCAENTNEPGFAGKTVLQFVFFFLLPFIIIVSCYIVIVLYVKRRHIVISSRPLKTIGAVVVAFFICWFPGHLLFLTFISETNVSVSYVDHYLYFVAVLLVILNSCINPVLYVLIGRDFKEKFCGSFQAMLEKAFIEDTKSGSVRQERSTTLQSLDQDLEEKSHGMNRI, from the coding sequence ATGCAGAAGACAAAAATAATGGAGGCTACAACACGTTTTGTTTCCTTAGAAAATGCCTCCTATCCAGAATATACAGATTATTACAATGAAAAGCATTCTGTATCTAAAAGCAATGTACAATACAGCAATCACACATCTATGATGTACAGAGACATTGGATTTATGGCGGTCTACTCAGCTCTTTGTTTACTGGGAGTCATCGGAAATGGTCTCGTCATCTGGTTCGCCATCTTCAGAATGAAGAAGAAGGTCACTGTGTTGTGGTTCCTCAGCTTGGCCGTAGCTGATTTCTCTTTTGCATTATTCAGTCCTTTAAATTTTACACAAAGATTTTTAGGAAATGTGGGATTTAACATTATGTGTAAGTTAATTGACTTCTCACTTTACATTAACATGGTTGCCAGTGTCCTCCAGATCACAGTGATCAGTATAGATCGATGCCTCTGTGTGGTGTTCCCGGTATGGTGTCACAACCAACGGAGGCCAAGATTGGCTTATATCATTGTCCTGACCATTTGGATGATAGGATTTGTTTGGTCTATGGTCAATATAATGTACTCAAGGGTGACTGAGATTAATAATAAAATGGTGTGTGCAGAAAATACAAATGAACCAGGCTTTGCCGGAAAGACAGTCTTgcaatttgttttctttttccttctaccTTTTATCATCATTGTCTCTTGTTACATTGTGATTGTTCTGTATGTTAAAAGGAGACATATCGTTATATCTTCTCGGCCTCTTAAAACCATTGGAGCTGTTGTCGTTGCCTTCTTTATCTGTTGGTTTCCCGGTCATTTGCTTTTCCTTACTTTTATATCTGAAACAAATGTGTCTGTTTCCTATGTAGATCATTACTTATATTTTGTTGCTGTACTCCTGGTCATCCTGAATAGTTGCATTAACCCCGTCCTTTACGTCCTTATTGGTCGAGATTTCAAAGAAAAATTCTGTGGCTCCTTCCAGGCTATGCTCGAAAAAGCATTTATAGAAGACACCAAGTCAGGCTCGGTGAGACAAGAAAGGTCTACAACACTTCAAAGCTTAGATCAAGACCTAGAAGAAAAAAGTCATGGGATGAACAGAATTTAA